The DNA sequence GGTGGCGGCCGAGCAACCAGCGGCCCGCGGTCGCCCTGGCGCAGGGCCCGGACGGGCCGCCGCTGCTGTGCCGCACCCGGGCCGAACGGATCCTGGTGTCCCGGCCGGTCCGGGACGCCCCGGCCACCGCCCCGGCGACCGTGCTCACCCACGAGGGGCTGGTGACCGCCGTGGAGGCGGTGCACGCGGGGGGCGCCTGGAACGTGGTCGCGGTGGCGGATCGCACCCTGCGGATGTGGCGTCTGGCCGAGGACCTGTCCGTCGAGGCGCGGCACGACCTGACGATCGGCGAGGACGAGGGGGACGCCGTCCCGTACCTGGGTCTCGTCGCCGACCGCTCCGCGGGCCGGCTGCGGGTCTGTGTGCCGGACGGCAGCCGCGTCGTCCACGCGGACCTGCCCGCCGACGCCTCGCGCGGCTGGCGCAGGGGGGAGCCGACCCCGGTGGGGCTGCTCTGCTGCGGCCTCGGCGCCCGCTCCATGCGGGACGGGACGTACTGGCTGGCCGCCGACCTCGGGGACGAGATCCGGCTGTGGGAACACGACGAGGACCGCCCGGTGCGCCCCCACCGCATCACCGACGTGTACCCCGCCCACCTGGCGCTGGGCGAGCTGTACGACCCGGAGGACGAGGAGTCCTTCCCGCTGCTGGCCTGGGTGGACGGGGGCGTGCTGGTGAAGGACTGCTCGGCCGGGTACGACAAGCCGGCCCAGCGGCTGCCGGGCGACCTGCCCGGTGTGACGTCGCTGGTGTTCGCGGGGCCCGCGGAGCGGCCCGTGCTGCTGGTCTGCGACGAGTGGACGGCGCCGCGGGTGTGGGACGTGCGGGCCAGGGCCTGGCTGCACGGGGAGGGGGTCCCCTGGCGCGGCTACGCCGTGCACGCCGTCGACGCCGCCCCGGACGCGGAGGGCCTGGTGGTGGCGCTCCAGGGGAACGAGCGGTGCGATCTGATCCGGCTGCCCCACGCCTTCTTCGAACCGGGCGCCGCCCACCCCACGTGACGACCCGTACGACCCGGACGATCCGTACGACCCGTGCGACCCGGACGGCCCGGACGGCCTTGTGCGACTGAGGAGGCGCAGTGGAACACGACCTCGTGGTCTTCGTACCCGGATTACTCGGCAGCCGGCTGGTCAGGGACGGCCGGGACCTGTGGGGCGAGGCCGGCGACGCCCTGCTCGGGTCCCGGCCCTCCCCGGCGGCACTGGCAGACCTGGCCCTTCCGCCGGGGCTCGGGGACGAGCCGCCCGAGGACCGGTTCCGGGTGACGGCCGACGGGCTGACCACGGCCCCGGACTCGATGCCGGGGCTGCTCTCCTGCATGGGCCATCCCGGCATCCGCGCCGCGCTCGGCGATCCGGTCGACGGCCAGTACGTTCCCTTCGCCTACGACTGGCGCCTGTCCCACCGGCTCGTCGCCGCGCGGCTGAAGGAGCGGGTGGAGCGGGAACTCACCCGGTGGACCGAGCGCGTGGACGCGCACCACCCCGGCCGCCCGGACGACCCGAAGGTCGTGCTGGTCTGCCACTCGACGGGCGGCCTCGCCGGCCGGTACTACCTGGAGTGCCTGGGCGGCCGGGAGACGGCCAGGACCCTGGTCACGCTGGGCACGCCCCACCAGGGCGTGCCCCGGGCCGTCCGCTTCCTGACCGGCCACGCCGTCGGCGACGGCGCGGACGCGCGCGCCCTCGGCGAGGTGCTGCGCGACTTCGCCCTCACCCTGCCGTCGGTGGCGCAGCTGCTGCCGTACGACGACGCCGTCCGGGTCACCGGGAAGAGCCGTCCGCGGAGACTGGACGACCGCCGGTACCCCGTCCCCGGGCTGCCCTCCGAGGCGGTCGCCGACGCGTTCTCCTTCCACCGGCGCTTCCACGCCGCCCGGGAGGCGCACCGGCGCACCGACGCCGGCGGGCGGCTGCCGTACGACGTGTACTGCCTGGGGAGCACCGCGCACCCGACGCTCCGCACCGTCGGGCTGTCGTCCGACGGGCGGCACCTCGCCGCGCAGAGCGACGGCTTCGGGCCCGGCGACGGGACGGTGCCGCGGGATTCCGCCGTCGCGGAGTGGGCCCTGCGGGACCCGGCCGACATGCTGTGGACCGACGCCCGGCACGCCGACCTGGCGGGCACCGAGGCCCTGGGCGGGAAGCTGATCGCCATCAGGAAGGGCGCCGCGGTGACCGCCAACCTCGCCGGCGACGCACGGATCACCCTGCACGCCCCCTCGGAGGCCGTCGCCGGCCGGCCCTTCGAGGCGTCCGTCCTGGGCGTCAACCTCGCGGACCGCAGACCGCGCGTCGTCATGCGGCGCATCGGAACCCGGGCCGGCGACGAGGTCGTCTTCGCCCGTGACACGGCGGGCCGGTTCCGGGCGGAACTGACGGGAGGGCCCGGCAAGTGGATGGTGGAGGCGAGGGTCGAGCGCCCGAACGGCGCCGACCGCAAGGTCGTCACCCTCTACACCGCGTGACCCCCGCCCCCCAAGACATCCCCCCGGCTGCCACAGGAGTACGGCCATCACCTCGCCCTCGTCCGAAGCCCCCGACTGGCCGCACTGCGGCCACGACTGCCGCGGCCGCCGTGTCGCCCCGCACGCGGCCTGCCTCGCCCACCTGGACGCGGACCGGCGCGCCGCGTACCTGGCCGCCCTGGAACCCGGCGCCGATCTCGACCACCGGGGCACGCCCTTCACCCAGGACCTGCTGAACGACCTGCTCGCCGCGCTCACCGACCCGGCGACCGGGCGGCACCGCCTGGGCGGTGCCGTGCTCGACGAGGCGGTGTTCAGCGGTGACGCGCAGTTCGACGACGTGGACTTCACGGGCGACTGCTGCCTCGGCGGGGCGCGCTTCCACGGCGGCGCCTACTTCAACGGGGCCGTCTTCCGGGGGGACCTCAGGTTCGGGGAGGCGACCGTCACCGGCGACGCCTGGTTCGACGACGTGGAGATCCACGCCCAAGCCTGGTTCGACCGCGCCAGGATCGGCGGCGACCTGCGGTTCGGTGCCGTACGGATCGACGGCAACGCCGTGTTCGAGGGGCTGGCCGTCGGCGGGGACGCCACGTTCAGCGGGACCGGGTTCCGGGGGCTGGCGCTCTTCACCGGGGCGGACTTCGGCGGAGCGGCCTGGTTCGACGGGGCCGGGTTCGGCCGGGAGGCGCGCTTCGACTCGGCGACGACGGGCGGCGACCTGTCGTTCCACGGCGCGGACTTCGCCGAGGGCGCCGGTTTCCCCGGGGCGACCTTCGGCGGCGACGTCGAGTTCGGCGGGAACGACATCACCGGCGACATCACGTTCCGCAGGGCGACCTTCCTGCGCACGGCGGTGCTGGGCCCGCTCGTGTTCCCCGGGCTGCTCGACCTCTCCGACGCGGAGTTCCAGTCCGCGGTGACGATCCGGGCGGCCACGCGGAGCCTGCGCTGCCGGCGGACCCGGTGGGCGTCGACGGCGGCGCTCCGCCTCCGCCACGCCTGCGTGGACGTCAGTGACGCCGTCCTGGAGTTCCCGGTGAGCATCGCCGGCCGCTCCCGCCCGTTCCTCGCGGACGACGGCGGGGAGCTGCCCGAACCGGGACTCGACGACCCCCGGGTGCGCGTCACCTCCCTGCGGGGCGCGGACGCCGCCCACCTGGTCCTCACCGACGTCGACCTGACCCGCTGCCTGTTCGCCGAGACCGTCCACCTCGACCAGCTGAAACTCGACGGGCGGTGCCCCCTCCCGCTGCCTCCGCCGGGCATCCGCCGGACCCGCCGCCGCACCCTGATCGAGGAGCACCACTGGCGCGCCGCCCGCGACGGCGCGGAGGGCTGGACGCGCGCGCCGCGGGGCGTCGAGGTGCGGGAACCCGCGGTGTTGGCCCCCGTGTACCGGCAACTGCGCAAGGCCCTCGAGGATGGCAGGAACGAACCGGGGGCGGCCGACTTCTACTACGGCGAGATGGAGATGCGCCGCCACGACCCGGAGTCGCCCCCCGGCGAGCGGACCCTCCTCGCCCTGTACTGGGCGGTCTCCGGGTACGGCCTGCGGGCGGCACGGGCCCTCGGCTGGCTGCTCCTGGCCGTCGTCGCCACCGTGCTGGCGATGATGCTGTGGGGACTGCCCCAGGACGACCCCGAGCCGGTGAGCACCGGGCGGGTCACCGGCGACCGCTTCACCCTGACCACGGACAAGCCCGACCCGGTCAACCCCCGGGGGTCGTACGGCAGCCGGCTGTCGTCCGAGCGGTTCGACAAGTCGCTGCGGGTCGTCGTCAACTCCGTGGTCTTCCGCTCCTCCGGGCAGGACCTGACCACCGCCGGCACCTACGTCGAGATGACCTCCCGCGTCGTCGAACCCGCCCTGCTCGGACTCGCGGCCCTCGCCGTCCGCAGCCGGGTGAAGAGGTAGCGCCGGCCGTCCGGGCACCCGGGGGAAGACCCGTTGATCGCACCCCCTCGCGCTGACGGCCCGTACCAAGGACACTCGTGGGCGAAGGAGTTGCCGCCGGAGGGGGACATGACATGCGGGACGGTCATCGGGCGGACGCCGAGCGGCTGTTGGCGCGGGCCGTGGAGGAGGAGGTGCGCAGATCGGGCGGGCGCACCGACGGCAAGGTGCTGCTGGCGCGGGCCCGCGGGGCGATGGAGGCGATGGCGGCGAAGGCCGCCGAGGAGTACGAGGCGTACACCCGGGCCCTGGACGAGGCGGAGGCCGGACAGCTCACCTTCCGGCAGCGCTACGCCCGCGAGGGCGCCGGGACGCCGCTGCTGGTGGCCGGGGTGGCCGGAGTCGCCGCCGTGATCGCCGACATGGCGCTCGGCACGGGCACCGGGACCGCGCTGGGAGCGGGCGTGACCGTCGGCGTCGTCGGTGCCGCGGCGACCGTGGTGAAGGTGGCCGGCGCCCATGTGCCCGCCGCCCACCACCGGGCCGGCGCGGTCGGCCAGCCGGGCGGCCCCGAGCAGTTGCGGTTGCAGTGGCTGACGGCGCTGGAGGTGCGCGGGATCCGCCCCTTCCTGGACCAGCAGCGGGTGCTGGCCGCGTCCACGGGGCCGAAGCAGACCGGGCCGCGGCTGCGCGGCGCCGACAAGAGCGCGGCGGCCCGCGGCCGCAACGTGCTGGAGCAGTCCTTCGGGCAACTGCCGGAACCGCTCGGCCCGTTCGCCGGCCGGCGGCAGGAGATGGCGCGGATCCGGCAGTGGGTGCAGGCGGCCCGCGCGACCACGGAGACCCAGCCGACGGTGGTGGTGCTGCACGGGCCGTCCGGCAGCGGCCGCACGACGCTCGCGGTGCGCGCCACCCACGACCTGAAGGACTACTTCCGCGGCGCCTGCGTCGTCGACCTGCGCGGCGACAGCCCCGGCGAGCCCCCGCTGTCCACCCGGGACGCCCTGCTGCACCTGCTGAACCGGCTCGGCGCGCCCCGCGAGCAGCTGCTGTTCCGTGAGCGGTCCTCCCCGGACCAGCAGGTCAAGCGGCTGAGCGAGCTGTACCACCAGCATGTGACCGGGATGCCGGTCACCGTCGTGCTGGACGACGCCTGCGACCCGCAGCAGGTCCGCACGCTGATCCCCGAGCGCTCCGACAGCCTGGTCCTGGTC is a window from the Streptomyces capillispiralis genome containing:
- a CDS encoding lipase family alpha/beta hydrolase yields the protein MEHDLVVFVPGLLGSRLVRDGRDLWGEAGDALLGSRPSPAALADLALPPGLGDEPPEDRFRVTADGLTTAPDSMPGLLSCMGHPGIRAALGDPVDGQYVPFAYDWRLSHRLVAARLKERVERELTRWTERVDAHHPGRPDDPKVVLVCHSTGGLAGRYYLECLGGRETARTLVTLGTPHQGVPRAVRFLTGHAVGDGADARALGEVLRDFALTLPSVAQLLPYDDAVRVTGKSRPRRLDDRRYPVPGLPSEAVADAFSFHRRFHAAREAHRRTDAGGRLPYDVYCLGSTAHPTLRTVGLSSDGRHLAAQSDGFGPGDGTVPRDSAVAEWALRDPADMLWTDARHADLAGTEALGGKLIAIRKGAAVTANLAGDARITLHAPSEAVAGRPFEASVLGVNLADRRPRVVMRRIGTRAGDEVVFARDTAGRFRAELTGGPGKWMVEARVERPNGADRKVVTLYTA
- a CDS encoding pentapeptide repeat-containing protein → MLDEAVFSGDAQFDDVDFTGDCCLGGARFHGGAYFNGAVFRGDLRFGEATVTGDAWFDDVEIHAQAWFDRARIGGDLRFGAVRIDGNAVFEGLAVGGDATFSGTGFRGLALFTGADFGGAAWFDGAGFGREARFDSATTGGDLSFHGADFAEGAGFPGATFGGDVEFGGNDITGDITFRRATFLRTAVLGPLVFPGLLDLSDAEFQSAVTIRAATRSLRCRRTRWASTAALRLRHACVDVSDAVLEFPVSIAGRSRPFLADDGGELPEPGLDDPRVRVTSLRGADAAHLVLTDVDLTRCLFAETVHLDQLKLDGRCPLPLPPPGIRRTRRRTLIEEHHWRAARDGAEGWTRAPRGVEVREPAVLAPVYRQLRKALEDGRNEPGAADFYYGEMEMRRHDPESPPGERTLLALYWAVSGYGLRAARALGWLLLAVVATVLAMMLWGLPQDDPEPVSTGRVTGDRFTLTTDKPDPVNPRGSYGSRLSSERFDKSLRVVVNSVVFRSSGQDLTTAGTYVEMTSRVVEPALLGLAALAVRSRVKR